One bacterium DNA segment encodes these proteins:
- a CDS encoding SDR family oxidoreductase codes for MRTLVTGGAGFIGSHLCRRLLAEGHQVICLDNLFTGSKANVEDLLPDSHFEFVRHDITQPLLLEVDWIFNLACPASPIHYQYNPVKTVKTSVLGAINMLGLAKRVRARILHASTSEVYGDPAVHPQTEDYWGNVNPIGPRSCYDEGKRVAETLMFDYHRQNGVDVRVIRIFNTYGPHMAQNDGRVVSNFIIQALKGEEITLYGEGNQTRSFQFVDDLLEGMLRMMRQDGFIGPVNLGNPEEFTIRQLAEQVVAMTGSSSPIVRHPLPQDDPRVRRPDISLARRMLDWSPRVPLAQGLPPTIEWFRRTLKG; via the coding sequence ATGCGCACTCTCGTCACCGGCGGCGCCGGTTTCATTGGCAGCCACCTCTGCCGCCGCCTGCTGGCTGAAGGCCATCAGGTCATCTGCCTGGACAACCTGTTTACAGGCTCCAAGGCCAACGTGGAAGACCTGTTGCCCGACAGCCACTTCGAGTTTGTCCGCCATGACATCACCCAACCCTTGCTCCTGGAAGTGGATTGGATCTTCAACCTGGCCTGCCCCGCCTCGCCCATCCACTATCAATACAACCCCGTCAAGACGGTCAAGACCAGCGTGCTGGGGGCCATCAACATGCTGGGGCTGGCCAAGCGGGTCCGTGCCCGCATCCTGCACGCCTCCACCAGCGAGGTCTACGGCGACCCGGCCGTCCACCCGCAGACCGAGGACTACTGGGGCAACGTCAACCCCATCGGGCCGCGCAGCTGCTACGACGAGGGCAAGCGCGTGGCCGAGACGCTCATGTTCGACTACCACCGCCAGAACGGAGTGGACGTGCGGGTCATCCGCATCTTCAACACCTACGGACCGCACATGGCGCAGAACGACGGCCGGGTGGTGTCGAACTTCATCATCCAGGCCCTCAAGGGGGAGGAGATCACTCTCTATGGCGAGGGCAACCAGACGCGCAGTTTCCAATTTGTGGACGATCTGCTCGAGGGCATGTTGCGCATGATGCGCCAGGACGGCTTCATCGGTCCGGTCAACCTGGGCAATCCGGAGGAGTTCACCATCCGGCAGCTGGCGGAACAGGTGGTGGCGATGACGGGCAGCTCCTCGCCCATTGTGCGGCATCCCCTGCCCCAGGACGATCCTCGTGTCCGACGGCCGGACATCTCCCTGGCCCGGCGCATGCTGGACTGGAGTCCCCGAGTGCCGTTGGCCCAGGGTCTGCCGCCCACCATCGAGTGGTTCCGGCGCACCCTGAAGGGATGA
- a CDS encoding UDP-glucose/GDP-mannose dehydrogenase family protein — MKITVIGTGYVGLVVGVCFAEVGNDVVCVDVDKGKIDLLNAGRIPIFEPGLKELLDRVVKQGRLGFTTDTAGAVARSQVVFIAVGTPPDEDGSADLQHVLAAARDVGGAMTGYTVVVDKSTVPVGTADKVREVIRAATSHEFDVVSNPEFLKEGAAINDFLKPDRVVVGADTERAREAMLELYAPFVRTGHPIIMMDVRSAELTKYAANAMLATKISFMNEISRICDRVGANVEMVRQGIGSDTRIGQQFLFPGVGYGGSCFPKDVKAIIRTAGEHGYDFRILKAVEEVNAEQKRLLVERVKARFGQDLSGRTLALWGLAFKPRTDDMREAPALDIIAGLHAAGAAFQVYDPEAMDEARRRLGEDVAFAADNYEALRGADALIVATEWSDFREPDFARMLDLMKSPIVFDGRNIYRPDRMRKLGFEYQSIGRP; from the coding sequence ATGAAGATCACCGTGATCGGCACGGGCTATGTGGGCCTGGTGGTGGGGGTCTGTTTCGCCGAAGTGGGGAATGATGTCGTCTGCGTGGACGTGGACAAGGGCAAGATCGACCTGCTCAACGCGGGCCGCATCCCCATCTTTGAACCCGGCCTCAAGGAGCTGCTGGACCGTGTGGTCAAGCAAGGGCGACTGGGCTTCACGACGGACACCGCTGGCGCCGTTGCCCGTTCACAGGTGGTGTTCATCGCTGTGGGCACCCCCCCCGACGAGGACGGCAGCGCCGACCTGCAGCACGTGCTGGCCGCAGCGCGGGATGTGGGAGGCGCCATGACCGGCTACACGGTGGTGGTGGACAAGTCCACCGTGCCCGTGGGCACGGCCGACAAGGTGCGCGAGGTGATCCGCGCCGCCACCAGCCACGAGTTCGATGTGGTCTCCAACCCCGAATTCCTCAAGGAAGGCGCCGCCATCAACGATTTCCTCAAGCCCGACCGGGTGGTGGTCGGAGCGGACACGGAGCGGGCGCGGGAAGCCATGCTCGAGCTGTACGCCCCCTTCGTGCGCACGGGCCACCCCATCATCATGATGGACGTGCGCAGCGCGGAGTTGACCAAGTATGCGGCCAACGCCATGCTGGCCACCAAGATCTCCTTCATGAACGAGATCTCGCGCATCTGTGACCGGGTGGGCGCCAACGTGGAGATGGTGCGACAGGGCATCGGCAGCGACACGCGCATCGGCCAGCAGTTCCTCTTTCCGGGCGTGGGCTATGGCGGCAGTTGCTTCCCAAAGGATGTCAAGGCGATCATCCGCACGGCGGGCGAGCACGGTTATGACTTCCGCATTCTCAAGGCCGTGGAGGAGGTGAACGCCGAGCAGAAGCGCCTGCTTGTGGAGCGGGTCAAGGCCCGCTTCGGACAGGATCTGAGCGGTCGCACCCTGGCGCTCTGGGGCCTGGCCTTCAAGCCCCGCACGGACGACATGCGCGAGGCGCCGGCCCTGGACATCATCGCCGGGTTGCACGCGGCCGGGGCCGCCTTCCAGGTCTACGATCCGGAGGCGATGGACGAGGCCCGGCGCCGGCTGGGGGAGGACGTGGCCTTCGCCGCGGACAACTACGAGGCCCTGCGCGGGGCGGATGCCCTCATCGTGGCGACGGAATGGTCCGACTTCCGCGAGCCGGACTTCGCACGAATGCTGGACCTGATGAAGTCGCCCATCGTGTTCGACGGCCGCAACATCTATCGGCCCGATCGCATGCGCAAGCTGGGCTTCGAGTATCAGTCCATCGGCCGCCCATAG
- a CDS encoding sugar phosphate nucleotidyltransferase, with protein MKGILLAGGTGSRLHPLTKVTNKHLLPVGREPMIHHPLKKMLETGIRDILVVTGLEHMGDVVNLLGSGRAFDCRLTYRVQDEAGGIAQALGLAEGFVGTDPMLVLLGDNIFQSSLVDASAAFLGSGAEAQILVKEVSDPGRYGVAEVVEGRVSGIEEKPRQPRSNYAVTGIYYYTAAVFEIIRTLKPSGRGELEITDVNNAYIRRGTLRSEVLDGWWTDAGTFESLALANQLIAGVAG; from the coding sequence ATGAAGGGCATCCTCCTCGCGGGTGGAACGGGATCACGCCTGCACCCCCTCACCAAAGTCACCAACAAGCACCTGCTCCCTGTCGGCCGTGAGCCGATGATCCACCACCCTCTCAAGAAGATGCTGGAGACGGGCATCCGGGATATCCTGGTGGTGACCGGCCTAGAACACATGGGCGATGTGGTCAACCTGCTGGGCAGCGGCCGGGCCTTCGATTGCCGCCTCACCTATCGCGTGCAGGACGAGGCGGGGGGCATCGCCCAGGCCCTGGGCCTGGCCGAGGGCTTTGTCGGCACGGACCCCATGCTGGTCCTCCTGGGGGACAACATCTTCCAATCCTCCCTGGTCGACGCCAGCGCGGCCTTTCTTGGCTCCGGCGCCGAGGCGCAGATCCTGGTCAAGGAGGTGTCCGATCCCGGCCGCTACGGTGTGGCCGAGGTGGTGGAGGGCCGGGTGTCCGGCATCGAGGAGAAGCCAAGGCAGCCCCGCAGCAACTATGCCGTGACCGGCATCTACTACTACACCGCCGCTGTCTTCGAGATCATCCGCACGCTCAAGCCATCAGGCCGGGGCGAGCTGGAGATCACCGACGTGAACAATGCCTACATCCGGCGTGGCACTCTGCGCAGTGAAGTGCTCGACGGGTGGTGGACGGATGCCGGCACCTTCGAGTCGCTGGCCTTGGCCAACCAATTGATTGCAGGAGTCGCAGGATGA
- a CDS encoding sigma-70 family RNA polymerase sigma factor gives MTHLTDEEVMERFQQDEQEAFDELVRRYRDRLFTFIDQMVRNRPLAQDLLQETFIRLWRHKLKYRNIARFSTWIYTIAGNLVRSEMRRQAREPRVDLEPREPGDRPIELPHPGPAVDSQVHRNMTIELVRAAIDQLPDEFREVIILRELEELSYDEIVEMLGVPLGTVKSRINRARGRLMTLLAKNIKDESP, from the coding sequence ATGACCCATCTGACCGATGAAGAGGTGATGGAACGCTTCCAGCAGGATGAGCAGGAGGCATTCGACGAGTTGGTCCGTCGCTATCGTGACCGCTTGTTCACTTTCATCGACCAGATGGTGCGCAATCGCCCCCTGGCCCAGGATCTCCTGCAGGAGACCTTCATCCGCCTGTGGCGCCACAAGCTGAAGTACCGCAACATCGCCCGCTTCTCCACCTGGATCTACACCATTGCCGGGAATCTGGTGCGCTCCGAGATGCGTCGACAGGCCCGCGAGCCGCGGGTGGACCTCGAACCGCGCGAGCCGGGCGACCGGCCCATCGAGCTGCCGCACCCCGGCCCCGCCGTGGACAGTCAGGTCCACCGCAACATGACCATCGAGCTGGTGCGGGCGGCCATCGATCAACTGCCGGACGAGTTCCGGGAAGTGATCATCCTGCGGGAGCTTGAGGAACTTTCCTATGACGAGATCGTTGAAATGCTCGGTGTGCCATTGGGTACGGTCAAGAGCAGGATCAATCGCGCCCGTGGCCGGTTGATGACACTGTTGGCGAAAAACATCAAGGATGAGAGCCCATGA
- the holA gene encoding DNA polymerase III subunit delta, translating into MASGADGRISPDHRPHGLLPGGRRAAAGEGRLSPTQAGTARTGLWKRLPTEEDLRGGLLPPIVLLTGSGRTEGAEEYLVEEAFRFFWEKVTDPATADFNRDLFHADEVRAEELFAQAGSFPMMAERRLVVLKRCEKAPAALLKDLLSYLDQPSPTTCLLLIGWPLDKRRKVWTRVLKEAAVFEFPPLGSRQLALWLGEACAGLGRRLPPALAAGLAEQLAHIPLRMARQEVEKICLLVEDGAEVRELDLAHALGMEADARPFDLVDAILAENTPRALTILRSLSRVPDNAFILPGILGKSLGRLAFAAQLRDRGHPLPEIEARLKLNPYQMRPMAGALARWPQDRLEEALRLVLEADMALKGDSPLPPSQITFQLVVRLCRRP; encoded by the coding sequence GTGGCATCCGGAGCGGATGGCCGGATCTCCCCTGACCACCGCCCTCATGGCCTCCTTCCTGGTGGCCGTCGAGCGGCGGCGGGGGAGGGCCGGCTGAGCCCGACCCAGGCCGGCACGGCCCGCACGGGCCTTTGGAAGCGCCTGCCCACCGAGGAGGATCTGCGCGGCGGCCTGCTGCCGCCCATTGTCCTGCTCACAGGAAGCGGCCGGACCGAGGGCGCCGAGGAATACCTGGTCGAGGAGGCTTTCCGCTTTTTCTGGGAGAAGGTGACGGATCCTGCCACCGCCGATTTCAATCGCGACCTCTTCCACGCCGACGAGGTGCGGGCCGAGGAGTTGTTCGCCCAGGCGGGCTCCTTTCCCATGATGGCGGAACGGCGGCTGGTGGTGCTCAAGCGCTGCGAGAAGGCGCCGGCGGCCCTGCTCAAGGACTTGCTGAGCTACCTGGACCAGCCCTCGCCCACCACCTGCCTTCTCCTCATCGGCTGGCCCCTGGACAAGCGGCGCAAGGTCTGGACGCGCGTGCTCAAGGAGGCGGCCGTCTTCGAGTTTCCGCCGCTGGGATCACGCCAGCTGGCCCTTTGGCTGGGCGAGGCCTGCGCCGGGCTGGGCCGCCGGCTGCCGCCCGCCCTGGCGGCCGGCCTGGCCGAACAGCTGGCCCACATCCCGCTGCGCATGGCCCGGCAGGAGGTCGAGAAGATCTGCCTGTTGGTGGAGGATGGCGCGGAGGTGCGGGAGCTCGACCTGGCCCACGCCCTGGGCATGGAGGCCGACGCCCGGCCCTTCGACCTGGTGGACGCCATCCTGGCGGAGAACACGCCCCGCGCCCTGACCATCCTGCGCAGCCTTTCGCGTGTTCCGGACAACGCCTTCATCCTGCCGGGCATCCTGGGCAAGAGCCTGGGCCGCCTCGCCTTCGCCGCCCAATTGCGCGACCGGGGGCATCCCCTGCCTGAAATCGAAGCGCGGCTCAAGTTGAACCCCTACCAGATGCGTCCCATGGCGGGCGCGCTGGCCCGATGGCCGCAGGACAGGCTGGAGGAGGCCCTCCGCCTGGTGCTCGAGGCGGACATGGCCCTCAAGGGCGACAGCCCGCTTCCTCCGTCACAAATCACCTTCCAGTTGGTGGTCCGACTATGCCGACGCCCATGA
- a CDS encoding gamma-glutamyl-gamma-aminobutyrate hydrolase family protein (Members of this family of hydrolases with an active site Cys residue belong to MEROPS family C26.) yields MRPLIGISMEASFDPAGARPLKPGHRLDYLLSTYPAMVRAAGARPVLLAVGQDPVEAAELVERLDGLLLSGGSDLDPVLWGEEELEAGGHVLPLGESERVRSRWEDVLVKAALERRLPLLGICRGMQQLNVSLGGDLWQDLERQVGRAGHPGGDDPFDLVHGLLAVGPAEDPLIGAMGGAWVTSTHHQGLRRLGQDLEVLATAVGEPEVVEAVRLGGHPFLLGVQWHPERMAGSPLTTALMASFLVAVERRRGRAG; encoded by the coding sequence ATGAGACCCCTGATCGGCATCAGCATGGAGGCCAGCTTCGACCCGGCGGGAGCGCGCCCCCTCAAGCCGGGCCATCGGCTGGACTACCTCCTGTCCACCTATCCCGCCATGGTGCGGGCCGCCGGAGCGAGGCCCGTCCTGCTGGCCGTGGGGCAGGATCCCGTCGAAGCGGCTGAGCTGGTGGAGCGGCTGGACGGCCTGCTCCTGTCGGGCGGCTCGGATCTGGATCCGGTCTTGTGGGGGGAGGAGGAGCTGGAGGCGGGCGGCCATGTGCTGCCCCTGGGCGAAAGCGAACGAGTGCGCAGCAGATGGGAGGACGTCCTGGTCAAGGCCGCCCTGGAGCGCCGCCTGCCCCTGCTGGGGATCTGCCGCGGCATGCAGCAGCTCAATGTCAGCCTGGGCGGCGACCTGTGGCAGGATCTGGAGCGACAGGTGGGGCGGGCGGGCCATCCCGGCGGCGACGATCCCTTCGACTTGGTGCACGGCCTGCTCGCTGTCGGACCAGCGGAGGACCCCCTCATCGGGGCGATGGGCGGAGCATGGGTCACCAGCACCCACCACCAGGGTCTGCGGCGGTTGGGGCAGGATCTGGAAGTCCTGGCCACGGCGGTGGGCGAGCCGGAGGTGGTGGAAGCGGTGCGCCTGGGCGGCCACCCTTTCCTGCTGGGCGTGCAGTGGCATCCGGAGCGGATGGCCGGATCTCCCCTGACCACCGCCCTCATGGCCTCCTTCCTGGTGGCCGTCGAGCGGCGGCGGGGGAGGGCCGGCTGA
- a CDS encoding undecaprenyl-diphosphate phosphatase — protein MLDAMLLGILQGLTEFLPISSSGHLVLGEHFLGMAPHGSQGLLLEVVLHLGTLLAVVVAYRQDLLRLAASLWPGTARRMEEDQRRRHHRLLLAMVVATLPAALVGLTMKGPIEQVFGNPRLVALLLMGTAAILFVGDRLRQGNRLAEQLGLPRALGVGAVQALAILPGISRSGSTIVAGLLCGLRPVEAARFSFLISVPAVSGAALLEARDLWTGEAVLSTSPAALGAGFICSAVVGYLALQWLLIAVRHRSLTYFACYCFVVGLAALLLGSFA, from the coding sequence ATGCTGGACGCCATGCTGCTGGGCATCCTCCAGGGCCTGACCGAGTTCCTGCCCATTTCCAGCTCCGGACACCTGGTGCTGGGCGAGCATTTCCTGGGCATGGCGCCCCACGGCAGCCAGGGTCTCCTCCTCGAGGTGGTGTTGCATCTGGGAACGCTGCTTGCCGTGGTGGTGGCCTATCGCCAAGACCTCCTGCGCCTGGCTGCCTCGCTCTGGCCGGGGACCGCCCGTCGCATGGAGGAGGACCAGCGTCGTCGCCACCATCGGCTCCTGCTGGCCATGGTGGTGGCCACCCTGCCCGCCGCGCTGGTGGGTCTTACGATGAAGGGGCCGATCGAGCAGGTCTTCGGCAATCCACGGCTGGTCGCCCTGCTGCTGATGGGAACGGCGGCCATCCTCTTCGTGGGCGATCGTTTGCGCCAGGGCAACCGGCTGGCCGAGCAACTGGGCCTGCCGCGGGCCCTGGGCGTGGGAGCGGTACAGGCCCTGGCCATCCTGCCCGGCATCAGCCGCTCCGGATCCACCATCGTCGCCGGGCTGCTCTGCGGCCTGCGCCCGGTTGAGGCGGCGCGCTTCTCCTTCCTGATCAGCGTTCCGGCGGTGAGCGGAGCGGCCTTGCTGGAAGCCCGCGACCTGTGGACCGGAGAGGCGGTCCTCAGCACCTCCCCCGCCGCCTTGGGTGCCGGCTTCATCTGCTCGGCGGTGGTGGGCTACCTGGCGTTGCAGTGGCTGCTCATTGCCGTGCGGCACCGCAGCCTGACCTATTTCGCCTGCTACTGCTTCGTCGTCGGACTGGCGGCCCTTCTGCTGGGGAGCTTTGCATGA
- a CDS encoding ABC transporter substrate-binding protein: MRRPSALIRLLLLPVLLLSTPAGGATPELDQILVLATRGGGCEDPAQRAALRLLVDEGLAARDASASTWAWLDLWLRAEWEDDSLLPRRREEFRRAWPAARYQESADWMLARWLARRGQGSAAAHLLLDLAATGGDGRLREEAGRLFAELWREQLDGRQRDELSSSAGGAGRRWLAAWRDSRRVTRTLAVVAPLSGSEAIHGRALAEGAEAAIRLHRRGGGASWQVSVHDSQSDPWLARDLLQRAASQGPDAILLSGDASSLSAAAGWRAGRPIVVPEHGGPPLHTLSPDLLQFGLDAEALGSILAEVAVDSLDASGICFLAPASRPAHRVLQGLHGGLRRSGRSMGPEQWYFPGARSLEVQLGNLQDYRAGLSGPAVWVMLGAEEEGERLAEVLTRIPVGDRVLGDRDLGVALENCMPPGLEGRLLLLADWLPPGYAGQAGLGAAGEAYRRDLFQRENRAPTAAESRAHECVRLVIGAGERAAATGLDLGGTLARLPLPSLAGPSLDLERQRAAGAWLLGWNGRSYEMLGGRIRAEGTN; encoded by the coding sequence ATGCGTCGCCCATCCGCCCTCATCCGTCTCCTGCTGCTGCCGGTCTTGCTCCTCAGCACACCGGCGGGCGGCGCGACCCCGGAGCTTGACCAGATCCTGGTGCTGGCGACCCGGGGCGGCGGTTGCGAGGATCCCGCCCAACGGGCCGCCCTGCGCCTGCTGGTGGACGAGGGTCTGGCCGCCCGCGACGCCTCGGCCAGCACGTGGGCCTGGCTCGATCTGTGGCTGAGGGCCGAATGGGAAGACGACAGCCTGCTGCCCCGTCGGCGGGAGGAGTTCAGGCGCGCCTGGCCTGCTGCCCGCTACCAGGAGTCGGCCGACTGGATGCTGGCGCGGTGGCTGGCCCGGCGCGGCCAAGGGTCGGCGGCGGCCCACCTGCTGCTGGATCTGGCGGCCACGGGTGGAGACGGACGGTTACGGGAGGAGGCCGGAAGACTGTTTGCCGAGCTCTGGCGCGAGCAATTGGATGGCCGGCAACGCGACGAGCTGTCGTCCTCCGCCGGAGGGGCGGGCCGCCGCTGGCTGGCCGCCTGGCGGGACTCCCGCCGCGTGACGCGCACCCTGGCCGTGGTGGCGCCCCTGAGCGGATCCGAGGCGATCCACGGCCGGGCCCTGGCCGAAGGGGCGGAGGCGGCCATTCGCCTGCACCGCCGAGGCGGCGGCGCCTCCTGGCAGGTGTCCGTCCATGACAGCCAGTCGGATCCCTGGCTTGCCCGCGACCTGCTGCAGCGGGCCGCCAGCCAGGGCCCTGATGCCATCCTGCTGTCGGGGGATGCGTCCTCCCTGTCCGCGGCGGCCGGCTGGCGCGCGGGTCGGCCCATCGTCGTGCCGGAGCATGGGGGGCCGCCGCTCCACACGCTCTCACCCGATTTGCTGCAGTTCGGACTGGATGCAGAAGCCCTGGGATCCATCCTGGCGGAGGTGGCCGTCGACAGCCTGGACGCCTCCGGCATCTGCTTTCTCGCGCCCGCCTCCCGACCGGCCCATCGGGTCCTGCAGGGGCTGCATGGGGGGCTGCGCCGGTCAGGGCGGTCAATGGGGCCGGAGCAGTGGTACTTTCCCGGCGCGCGCAGCCTGGAGGTCCAGCTGGGGAATCTGCAGGATTACCGCGCCGGCCTGTCCGGCCCCGCGGTGTGGGTGATGCTGGGGGCGGAGGAGGAGGGTGAGCGGCTGGCCGAGGTCCTCACCCGCATTCCGGTCGGCGACCGGGTGCTGGGTGACCGGGATCTGGGCGTGGCGCTGGAAAATTGCATGCCTCCCGGCCTGGAAGGCCGCCTGCTCCTGCTGGCCGACTGGCTGCCGCCGGGCTATGCCGGCCAGGCGGGTTTGGGCGCGGCGGGGGAAGCCTACCGCCGGGACTTGTTCCAGCGCGAGAACCGCGCCCCGACCGCGGCGGAGAGCCGCGCCCACGAGTGTGTCCGCCTGGTGATCGGAGCCGGCGAGCGCGCCGCCGCCACCGGCCTGGACCTGGGCGGCACCCTGGCCCGCCTGCCGCTGCCAAGCCTGGCCGGGCCCTCCCTCGACCTGGAGCGTCAGCGCGCGGCGGGAGCCTGGCTGCTGGGCTGGAACGGCCGGAGTTATGAGATGTTGGGCGGTCGCATAAGGGCGGAGGGGACCAACTGA
- the glmS gene encoding glutamine--fructose-6-phosphate transaminase (isomerizing) produces the protein MCGIVGYVGPKPAVPFLLEGLKRLEYRGYDSAGVALLGEQGLQVMKAVGKVSHLAQRVSHGRPEHIGFGHTRWATHGVPSEANAHPHLSVDGRIALIHNGIIENYAPLREELRQEGVVFRSETDTEVLVHLIARHYRGDLAEAVRITLGLVDGAYGICVLHQDEPDRIVVAKMGSPLLIGLGADESFVASDQQALVGHSDRVIVLEDGEMAVVRASDVSVFTIDMRPVHREAVELQEELERIDKGAYPHFMLKEIFEQPRTIADAFAGRLLPEEGGVRLGGIAPVIERLKGCRRLILTACGTSWHAALVGEYILEDMLRIPVEVEYASEFRYRNPVIDEHCCVIAISQSGETADTLAAMKEAKRKGALVLGICNRVGSAIARESHAGVYLHAGPEIGVASTKAFTSQLVVLILLAVHMGRLRHLGYNHGRQVVDDLKALPERVQWILDRAGDIRRIALKLAGHNNALYLGRGLFFPVALEGALKLKEISYVHAEGYPAAEMKHGPIALIDEHMPVIVIAPRDDNYEKVISNIQEVRARGGKVVVVATENDLKLRELADEIILIPEAQPATLPILAAIPLQLLSYYIAVERGCDVDQPRNLAKSVTVE, from the coding sequence ATGTGCGGGATTGTCGGATATGTGGGGCCCAAGCCGGCCGTGCCCTTCCTGCTTGAGGGCTTGAAGCGCCTCGAATACCGGGGCTATGACTCGGCGGGCGTCGCCCTGCTGGGGGAGCAGGGCCTCCAGGTGATGAAGGCCGTGGGCAAGGTGAGCCACCTGGCTCAGCGCGTCAGCCATGGCCGCCCCGAGCACATCGGTTTCGGGCACACGCGCTGGGCCACCCACGGCGTGCCCAGCGAGGCCAACGCCCATCCTCACCTCAGCGTCGACGGACGCATCGCCCTCATCCACAACGGCATCATCGAGAACTATGCCCCCCTGCGCGAGGAGCTGCGCCAGGAGGGCGTCGTCTTCCGCAGCGAGACCGACACCGAGGTGCTCGTCCATCTCATCGCCCGCCACTATCGGGGGGATCTGGCCGAGGCGGTCCGCATCACCCTGGGGCTGGTGGACGGTGCCTACGGCATCTGCGTCCTCCATCAGGACGAGCCGGACCGCATCGTGGTGGCGAAGATGGGCTCACCCCTGCTCATCGGCCTGGGAGCTGACGAATCCTTTGTGGCCAGCGACCAGCAGGCCCTGGTCGGCCATTCCGACCGCGTGATCGTGCTGGAGGACGGCGAGATGGCCGTCGTCCGCGCCAGCGACGTCTCGGTCTTCACCATCGACATGCGCCCCGTGCACCGGGAGGCGGTGGAGCTGCAGGAGGAGCTGGAGCGCATCGACAAGGGCGCCTATCCGCACTTCATGCTGAAGGAAATCTTCGAGCAGCCGCGCACCATCGCCGACGCCTTTGCCGGGCGCCTGCTGCCGGAGGAGGGAGGGGTGCGGCTGGGCGGCATCGCCCCCGTCATCGAGCGTCTCAAGGGCTGCCGGCGCCTCATCCTCACCGCCTGCGGCACCAGCTGGCATGCCGCCCTGGTGGGCGAGTACATCCTCGAGGACATGCTGCGCATCCCCGTGGAGGTGGAGTACGCCAGCGAATTCCGCTACCGCAATCCCGTCATCGACGAGCACTGCTGCGTCATCGCCATCAGCCAGTCGGGTGAGACAGCGGACACGCTGGCGGCAATGAAGGAGGCCAAGCGCAAGGGCGCCCTCGTGCTGGGCATCTGCAACCGGGTGGGCAGCGCCATCGCCCGCGAAAGCCACGCCGGCGTCTATCTCCACGCCGGCCCCGAGATCGGCGTGGCCAGCACCAAGGCCTTCACCAGCCAATTGGTCGTGCTCATCCTGCTTGCCGTCCACATGGGGCGGCTGCGCCACCTGGGCTACAACCATGGCCGGCAGGTGGTGGACGATCTCAAGGCTTTGCCCGAGCGCGTCCAATGGATCCTGGACCGTGCCGGCGACATCCGTCGCATCGCCCTCAAGCTGGCCGGCCACAACAACGCCCTGTACCTGGGCCGCGGGCTCTTCTTCCCGGTGGCCCTCGAGGGCGCGCTCAAGCTGAAGGAGATCAGCTACGTCCACGCCGAGGGCTACCCGGCGGCGGAGATGAAACACGGCCCCATCGCCCTCATCGACGAGCACATGCCCGTCATCGTCATCGCGCCGCGGGACGACAACTACGAGAAGGTCATCTCCAACATCCAGGAGGTGAGGGCACGGGGCGGCAAGGTGGTGGTGGTGGCCACGGAGAACGATCTGAAGCTCAGGGAACTGGCGGACGAGATCATCCTCATTCCGGAGGCGCAGCCCGCCACCCTCCCCATCCTGGCCGCCATCCCCCTCCAGCTGCTCTCCTACTACATCGCCGTGGAGCGTGGCTGCGATGTGGACCAGCCCCGCAACCTGGCCAAGTCCGTGACGGTGGAGTGA